In one Alistipes sp. ZOR0009 genomic region, the following are encoded:
- a CDS encoding carotenoid biosynthesis protein, protein MELLEKIRKPLIVVAAVPAVIALITAPVAMNRSAIFIFLSLFILLGAVIIAFYHRGEAKRTVFTFLLVAFLGWFVEMLGVKTGAIFGVYTYGETLGIKVLGVPLVVGIHWAVLIYLAYAATSMLPANNRRMAAAAGLIVIYDIFLEPAASRLGMWHFERNDVPFQNYVSWFLLSYLLLNLVRRSKLEYTNSMATPIFAMQLIFLLLLDIILLTFKI, encoded by the coding sequence ATGGAACTACTGGAAAAAATAAGAAAGCCCCTGATTGTAGTAGCTGCGGTGCCGGCTGTTATTGCACTTATTACAGCACCTGTTGCTATGAATAGGTCAGCCATTTTTATATTCTTAAGCCTTTTTATTCTTTTAGGAGCTGTGATTATTGCCTTTTACCATAGGGGAGAAGCAAAGCGAACCGTATTTACTTTTTTACTGGTTGCCTTTTTAGGTTGGTTTGTGGAGATGCTTGGTGTTAAGACTGGAGCAATCTTTGGCGTATATACCTATGGAGAAACGCTTGGTATTAAAGTGTTGGGTGTTCCCTTGGTTGTTGGAATTCATTGGGCTGTTTTAATCTATCTGGCCTATGCTGCTACCAGTATGTTGCCTGCTAATAATAGGCGGATGGCTGCTGCCGCAGGATTGATTGTTATTTACGATATTTTTCTGGAGCCTGCTGCCTCCCGTTTGGGAATGTGGCATTTTGAACGAAACGATGTTCCTTTTCAGAACTACGTTTCGTGGTTTTTGCTGTCGTACCTTTTGTTGAACCTAGTTAGGAGGTCTAAGCTGGAGTATACCAACTCTATGGCTACTCCTATATTTGCAATGCAGCTTATCTTTTTGCTTTTGCTTGACATTATACTGCTAACCTTTAAGATATAG
- a CDS encoding VOC family protein yields the protein MKLRNLSVALFVRDIEISRHFYVDILGQEIDLDFGGNIIFKSGFAIWQIKPSHIIPQTLGEDKVNDDTVNRFELYFEAEDMEAVFNKLKTSKVRFLHEMHEESWGQQTVRFFDPDGHLVEIGEPLECFVKRFFNKGMTIEEVSEKTSVPIIEVKRLVELS from the coding sequence ATGAAGCTTCGAAACCTATCAGTAGCACTATTTGTGCGTGATATAGAAATCTCTAGGCATTTTTATGTTGATATATTGGGTCAGGAAATAGACCTTGATTTTGGAGGAAATATCATATTTAAATCGGGTTTTGCCATTTGGCAGATAAAGCCTAGTCATATTATCCCTCAGACGTTGGGGGAGGATAAGGTAAATGACGATACGGTGAATCGGTTTGAGCTGTATTTTGAGGCCGAAGATATGGAGGCAGTCTTCAATAAACTAAAGACGTCGAAGGTGAGGTTTTTGCATGAGATGCACGAGGAGAGTTGGGGGCAGCAAACCGTGCGTTTTTTTGACCCAGATGGGCATTTGGTAGAAATAGGGGAGCCGTTGGAGTGCTTTGTTAAGCGTTTCTTCAATAAAGGTATGACCATTGAAGAGGTTTCTGAAAAGACATCCGTTCCGATTATTGAGGTAAAGCGTTTAGTGGAGCTGAGTTAA
- a CDS encoding nucleoid-associated protein: MIEISESTLDRLIVHRVGNRVSDMTLVISQREIQNFDEMLSGMLMHFFFTPFKGDSFFNFTHPTDVTLNEIYTYCGRIFDDVTQFFPMSEAIAKHLYEMSDHPNIKEGELYVALVKDVVIEGEVCDAIGIFKSENKEIFLKVNQGAEGLDLGSESGININKLDKGCLIFNTEREAGYKVCAIDNTNRNSEAVYWKEAFLRVKPREDSYYQTRGYMEVCKGFVREVFNTENEVDRADQVVMLNKTAEFFKKNEVFEETVFEEEVMQQPEIIEAFREYKDKYQTVNQVALKEEFTISSDVAKKMGKHFKSIIKLDKNFHIYIHGDRELVDKGYDDEKGMKFYKLFYNDEA; the protein is encoded by the coding sequence ATGATAGAAATTTCAGAATCGACGTTAGATCGATTAATTGTGCATCGTGTTGGAAATCGCGTGTCGGATATGACGCTGGTAATATCCCAGCGTGAAATTCAGAACTTTGATGAAATGCTGAGTGGCATGCTTATGCACTTTTTCTTTACTCCATTTAAGGGCGATTCGTTTTTCAATTTTACGCATCCGACAGATGTAACCCTCAACGAGATTTATACCTACTGTGGGCGGATATTCGATGACGTGACGCAATTCTTCCCTATGAGCGAAGCTATTGCCAAACACCTTTACGAGATGTCTGATCACCCCAATATTAAGGAGGGTGAGCTCTATGTTGCCTTGGTAAAGGATGTCGTTATCGAAGGGGAGGTGTGTGACGCCATTGGTATCTTTAAATCGGAAAATAAGGAAATATTCTTAAAGGTAAATCAAGGTGCAGAAGGGCTTGATTTAGGAAGCGAGAGCGGGATAAATATTAATAAGTTGGATAAGGGATGCCTGATCTTTAACACGGAGAGAGAGGCTGGCTATAAAGTCTGTGCTATAGACAATACCAACCGTAATAGCGAGGCGGTGTATTGGAAGGAGGCCTTCCTTAGGGTTAAGCCGCGCGAGGATAGCTACTACCAGACAAGAGGCTATATGGAGGTTTGTAAAGGCTTTGTAAGGGAGGTTTTTAATACCGAAAATGAGGTGGACAGGGCCGATCAGGTGGTGATGCTTAATAAAACCGCGGAGTTCTTTAAGAAAAATGAGGTTTTTGAGGAGACTGTTTTTGAAGAGGAGGTTATGCAGCAGCCTGAGATTATTGAAGCATTCCGGGAGTATAAGGATAAGTACCAAACGGTGAATCAGGTTGCTTTGAAGGAAGAGTTTACCATTTCTTCGGATGTTGCCAAAAAGATGGGAAAGCATTTTAAGAGCATCATTAAGTTGGATAAGAACTTCCATATATATATACATGGCGATAGAGAGCTGGTAGATAAGGGGTATGATGACGAAAAGGGGATGAAGTTTTACAAACTGTTCTATAACGATGAAGCTTAA
- a CDS encoding beta-mannosidase, giving the protein MKYTFLLLAGLVCFSTTNQAAETVTKSDNLLIRQKLNTGWQFKQVGKEAWHAATVPGTVHTDLFNNKLINDPFASDEETRQQWIGNESWQYQTTIEVDATTLNHDEVDLVFYGLDTYAEVWLNGTKVLDANNMFRTWRISSKPYLKVGKNQLIVLLKSAYNEGLNALKQLPIQLVNDNDRGEFKTSVFTRKAQHHYGWDWGARFVTAGIWRPVEIEAWSKARIENIRYSQLNQSKKEANFNATFSINSTENQQGTITLSDENGKVFAVKKLILNKGNNRQTVPFTISNPKLWWPNGMGKPNLYTLKATLAVGNKKTTDVQQIGVRTFEVIQSPDSIGQSFLFKVNGIPTFMKGANYIPLDHFLPRVDASHYKKAVAKAKEANMNMLRIWGGGVYEDDKFYEECDKQGILVWQDFMFACSFYPWDKAYFDNVQEEAIQNVIRLRNHPSIALWCGNNEISEAWHNWGYQKVYKWSKEDSTAIWHGYLNLFEKLLPEVIKKEDASRFYWPSSPQYGWGSPKSLTHGDSHYWGVWWGKEPFETYEKKIPRFASEYGFQALPSAKTLEEYIPRSEWSTNSPILKVHQKHSIGFDIIDLYLKRELPNPGSFDDLIYLSQILQGNGIALAIEAHRRNMPRCMGSLYWQFNDCWPVTSWSSMDYKLRPKALHFMAKKAFAPNLISSDKKKGNIEIHLVADHTAQTKGVLSCKLYNLSGSVLWQSSEKIEVKDNSSTLVKKISETALLQYADTSNLVLVTNFEGVKSFHYFSTIKNLKLEKPKYSLKLINGKKGETLLTISAKNLMKNVFIDSANSELELTDNFFDIEPGETKTISIKSSKKIDIKDITIRSMFDYMK; this is encoded by the coding sequence ATGAAATACACGTTTTTACTTCTTGCTGGATTGGTGTGCTTTTCGACAACAAATCAAGCTGCCGAAACCGTCACCAAGTCCGACAACCTGTTAATCCGTCAAAAACTCAACACTGGCTGGCAGTTTAAGCAAGTAGGAAAAGAAGCTTGGCATGCCGCCACCGTCCCAGGAACAGTACACACCGATCTTTTTAACAACAAGCTAATCAACGATCCATTCGCTAGCGACGAAGAAACTAGGCAACAGTGGATTGGAAATGAATCGTGGCAATACCAAACAACAATAGAGGTAGATGCAACAACCCTTAACCATGACGAGGTTGATCTTGTCTTCTACGGACTTGATACCTACGCAGAAGTTTGGCTGAATGGAACCAAAGTTCTTGATGCAAACAACATGTTTCGTACCTGGAGAATAAGTTCAAAACCATACCTCAAGGTTGGCAAAAACCAGCTTATAGTACTCCTAAAATCGGCCTATAACGAAGGGCTAAATGCTTTAAAGCAGCTGCCCATACAGCTAGTTAACGACAACGACAGGGGCGAATTTAAAACAAGCGTTTTCACACGTAAAGCGCAACACCACTACGGGTGGGATTGGGGCGCTCGATTTGTAACAGCTGGCATCTGGCGACCTGTCGAAATCGAAGCTTGGAGTAAAGCCAGAATCGAAAATATTCGCTATAGCCAACTTAATCAAAGTAAGAAGGAAGCAAATTTCAACGCTACCTTCAGCATTAACTCGACAGAAAATCAGCAGGGAACCATTACGTTGAGTGACGAAAATGGAAAAGTATTTGCCGTTAAGAAGTTAATACTAAACAAAGGAAACAATAGGCAAACCGTCCCATTCACCATATCAAATCCTAAACTATGGTGGCCCAACGGAATGGGAAAACCTAACCTTTACACCTTAAAAGCAACCCTCGCAGTTGGAAACAAAAAAACAACCGACGTTCAACAAATTGGAGTAAGAACCTTCGAGGTCATTCAATCCCCCGATAGCATTGGTCAATCCTTCTTGTTTAAAGTTAATGGCATACCAACGTTTATGAAAGGAGCCAACTATATTCCTCTTGATCACTTTCTTCCTCGCGTTGATGCCAGTCATTACAAGAAAGCCGTAGCGAAAGCAAAGGAAGCCAACATGAACATGCTTAGAATATGGGGAGGAGGTGTTTATGAAGACGACAAATTCTACGAAGAGTGTGATAAGCAAGGTATTTTGGTGTGGCAAGATTTTATGTTTGCCTGCAGCTTCTATCCCTGGGATAAAGCTTACTTTGACAATGTACAAGAAGAGGCCATCCAAAACGTTATCCGATTAAGAAATCACCCCTCTATTGCCCTTTGGTGTGGGAACAACGAAATAAGCGAAGCTTGGCATAACTGGGGCTACCAGAAAGTTTATAAATGGTCGAAGGAAGATTCGACCGCCATTTGGCATGGCTATCTAAACTTATTTGAAAAGCTACTACCTGAAGTTATTAAAAAGGAAGATGCCTCCCGTTTTTACTGGCCTTCATCGCCACAATATGGATGGGGGTCACCAAAGAGCTTAACCCATGGCGACTCGCACTATTGGGGAGTTTGGTGGGGAAAGGAACCTTTCGAAACCTACGAAAAAAAGATTCCTCGTTTTGCAAGCGAATATGGATTTCAAGCTCTTCCTAGCGCCAAAACACTAGAAGAATACATTCCTCGCTCTGAATGGAGTACCAACTCTCCCATTCTGAAGGTACATCAAAAACATTCTATTGGGTTTGATATTATTGACCTCTACCTAAAAAGGGAGCTCCCAAACCCTGGAAGTTTTGATGATCTTATCTACTTAAGCCAAATTTTACAAGGCAATGGAATTGCCTTGGCCATCGAAGCGCATCGCCGCAACATGCCACGCTGCATGGGATCCCTTTACTGGCAGTTTAACGACTGCTGGCCAGTAACCTCATGGTCGAGTATGGACTATAAGCTACGTCCTAAAGCGCTTCATTTCATGGCAAAAAAAGCGTTTGCCCCAAACCTCATCAGCAGCGACAAAAAGAAAGGAAACATCGAAATACACCTTGTTGCGGATCACACAGCCCAAACAAAAGGAGTGCTTAGTTGTAAATTGTACAACCTCTCAGGAAGTGTGCTTTGGCAATCAAGTGAGAAGATCGAGGTAAAAGACAACTCATCGACACTTGTAAAAAAGATCAGCGAAACAGCTCTTCTGCAATACGCAGACACCTCAAACCTTGTACTTGTGACCAACTTCGAAGGTGTAAAATCCTTCCACTACTTCTCCACCATTAAAAATTTGAAGCTAGAAAAACCAAAATACAGCCTGAAACTTATTAACGGAAAAAAAGGAGAAACGCTGCTCACAATCTCTGCAAAGAATCTGATGAAAAACGTTTTTATAGATTCAGCTAACTCGGAGTTAGAGCTAACCGACAACTTTTTCGATATTGAGCCAGGAGAAACAAAAACAATCTCCATTAAAAGCAGCAAAAAAATAGATATAAAGGATATAACCATTCGATCAATGTTTGATTACATGAAGTAA